In a single window of the Maniola jurtina chromosome 4, ilManJurt1.1, whole genome shotgun sequence genome:
- the LOC123864811 gene encoding N66 matrix protein-like isoform X3, with translation MNGITISLFFIVSFIAVSRGQYNGLVRNNGHPLYNIHRDLGLSCSCEDLVNLVALVRALEEKECCSAGHAPSGGLSNAEDLIMNLVNALIQLTTQALSHNCHCPNQSGNNYPPHPGNGGSGYSHSDGGLLNLNILDSTKKGNLLNLDVAKEHLLSLGLGGDGGSSQGSNGHYNSNGRNANGGKDDGLIEVDLANRKNSNNNNLVDVNLGNQHLVGVSLGGGGSSSTPSQTTYTNNKTGSSGKGSNSGENNIAEVNLAGQTIVSVGLGSNNGGAVNDKS, from the exons ATGAACGGAATAacaatttcattgttttttattgTCTCATTTATCGCG GTATCCCGCGGTCAATATAACGGTCTCGTGCGCAATAATGGGCATCCCTTATATAACATCCACCGAGACTTGGGCTTGAGTTGCTCTTGCGAAGATCTCGTCAACCTGGTGGCTTTAGTGCGGGCATTGGAAGAAAAAGAATGCTGCTCAGCTGGACATGCGCCAAGCGGAGGCCTCTCTAATGCAGAAGATCTTATTATGAATTTAGTGAACGCCTTAATTCAACTCACTACACAAGCGTTAAGCCATAACTGTCACTGTCCTAATCAAAGTGGAAATAATTATCCTCCTCATCCTGGTAACGGAGGATCTGG TTATTCCCATTCGGACGGAGGCCTGCTTAATCTTAATATACTCGATTCGACAAAAAAAGGCAATTTATTAAATCTTGATGTAGCCAAGGAGCATCTATTAAGTCTTGGATTAGGAGGCGATGGAGGAAGCTCTCAGGGCTCAAATGGACACTATAATTCAAACGGTCGAAATGCGAATGGGGGCAAAGATGACGGTTTAATAGAAGTAGACCTTGCGAACAggaaaaatagtaataataataacttggTAGATGTTAATCTTGGAAACCAACATCTCGTAGGAGTTAGTTTAGGTGGAGGGGGTAGTAGTAGTACACCTTCTCAAACTACTTACACTAACAACAAGACTGGATCAAGCGGCAAAGGATCTAATTCTGGCGAAAATAATATAGCAGAGGTCAATCTTGCTGGGCAAACCATAGTAAGTGTTGGATTGGGAAGCAATAATGGTGGTGCAGTAAACGATAAGTcttag
- the LOC123864811 gene encoding N66 matrix protein-like isoform X1 has protein sequence MNGITISLFFIVSFIAVSRGQYNGLVRNNGHPLYNIHRDLGLSCSCEDLVNLVALVRALEEKECCSAGHAPSGGLSNAEDLIMNLVNALIQLTTQALSHNCHCPNQSGNNYPPHPGNGGSGNYYPNHNGGSDYSHSDGGLLNLNILDSTKKGNLLNLDVAKEHLLSLGLGGDGGSSQGSNGHYNSNGRNANGGKDDGLIEVDLANRKNSNNNNLVDVNLGNQHLVGVSLGGGGSSSTPSQTTYTNNKTGSSGKGSNSGENNIAEVNLAGQTIVSVGLGSNNGGAVNDKS, from the exons ATGAACGGAATAacaatttcattgttttttattgTCTCATTTATCGCG GTATCCCGCGGTCAATATAACGGTCTCGTGCGCAATAATGGGCATCCCTTATATAACATCCACCGAGACTTGGGCTTGAGTTGCTCTTGCGAAGATCTCGTCAACCTGGTGGCTTTAGTGCGGGCATTGGAAGAAAAAGAATGCTGCTCAGCTGGACATGCGCCAAGCGGAGGCCTCTCTAATGCAGAAGATCTTATTATGAATTTAGTGAACGCCTTAATTCAACTCACTACACAAGCGTTAAGCCATAACTGTCACTGTCCTAATCAAAGTGGAAATAATTATCCTCCTCATCCTGGTAACGGAGGATCTGGCAATTATTATCCCAACCATAATGGCGGGTCTGATTATTCCCATTCGGACGGAGGCCTGCTTAATCTTAATATACTCGATTCGACAAAAAAAGGCAATTTATTAAATCTTGATGTAGCCAAGGAGCATCTATTAAGTCTTGGATTAGGAGGCGATGGAGGAAGCTCTCAGGGCTCAAATGGACACTATAATTCAAACGGTCGAAATGCGAATGGGGGCAAAGATGACGGTTTAATAGAAGTAGACCTTGCGAACAggaaaaatagtaataataataacttggTAGATGTTAATCTTGGAAACCAACATCTCGTAGGAGTTAGTTTAGGTGGAGGGGGTAGTAGTAGTACACCTTCTCAAACTACTTACACTAACAACAAGACTGGATCAAGCGGCAAAGGATCTAATTCTGGCGAAAATAATATAGCAGAGGTCAATCTTGCTGGGCAAACCATAGTAAGTGTTGGATTGGGAAGCAATAATGGTGGTGCAGTAAACGATAAGTcttag
- the LOC123864811 gene encoding N66 matrix protein-like isoform X2, translating into MFHNFFINFKQVSRGQYNGLVRNNGHPLYNIHRDLGLSCSCEDLVNLVALVRALEEKECCSAGHAPSGGLSNAEDLIMNLVNALIQLTTQALSHNCHCPNQSGNNYPPHPGNGGSGNYYPNHNGGSDYSHSDGGLLNLNILDSTKKGNLLNLDVAKEHLLSLGLGGDGGSSQGSNGHYNSNGRNANGGKDDGLIEVDLANRKNSNNNNLVDVNLGNQHLVGVSLGGGGSSSTPSQTTYTNNKTGSSGKGSNSGENNIAEVNLAGQTIVSVGLGSNNGGAVNDKS; encoded by the coding sequence atgtttcataatttttttattaattttaaacagGTATCCCGCGGTCAATATAACGGTCTCGTGCGCAATAATGGGCATCCCTTATATAACATCCACCGAGACTTGGGCTTGAGTTGCTCTTGCGAAGATCTCGTCAACCTGGTGGCTTTAGTGCGGGCATTGGAAGAAAAAGAATGCTGCTCAGCTGGACATGCGCCAAGCGGAGGCCTCTCTAATGCAGAAGATCTTATTATGAATTTAGTGAACGCCTTAATTCAACTCACTACACAAGCGTTAAGCCATAACTGTCACTGTCCTAATCAAAGTGGAAATAATTATCCTCCTCATCCTGGTAACGGAGGATCTGGCAATTATTATCCCAACCATAATGGCGGGTCTGATTATTCCCATTCGGACGGAGGCCTGCTTAATCTTAATATACTCGATTCGACAAAAAAAGGCAATTTATTAAATCTTGATGTAGCCAAGGAGCATCTATTAAGTCTTGGATTAGGAGGCGATGGAGGAAGCTCTCAGGGCTCAAATGGACACTATAATTCAAACGGTCGAAATGCGAATGGGGGCAAAGATGACGGTTTAATAGAAGTAGACCTTGCGAACAggaaaaatagtaataataataacttggTAGATGTTAATCTTGGAAACCAACATCTCGTAGGAGTTAGTTTAGGTGGAGGGGGTAGTAGTAGTACACCTTCTCAAACTACTTACACTAACAACAAGACTGGATCAAGCGGCAAAGGATCTAATTCTGGCGAAAATAATATAGCAGAGGTCAATCTTGCTGGGCAAACCATAGTAAGTGTTGGATTGGGAAGCAATAATGGTGGTGCAGTAAACGATAAGTcttag